In the bacterium genome, CAGAGCCAACGCCCACAGCGTACTTCGTTCCGATAAACTCAGCGAACCGTGTCTCAAATGTTTGAACTTTGGGACCCAGTATATACTGCCCGCTCTCAAGCACCGAAAGAACCGCTGCCTCGAGCTCGTCCGAAAGCATCTTGGTCTGCTCGGCTATGTCGAAGAATTTTACCCTCATGAACTACAGCTTGGCCACTTTTTTATATACCTCAATGGTCTGGAACGCCGTTTTCTGCCAGCTAAATCTTTTCGCCCATTCTTTTCCGCGTTTGATAAGATTTTTTCTTAATTCCTCGTCCGTTACTATTTTAACTATGGCATCAGCGATTTTCTCCACATCGAATGGGTCCACTGTTATTGCTGCGTCGCCAACCACCTCCGGAAGCGGTCCAGCATCGGACACCAGAACAGGGCAACCACAGCACATAGCCTCAAGCGGCGGCAACCCGAAACCCTCGTAAAGCGATATAAAAACCAACGCTCTCGCCCCGGAATAAAGGTATGGCAACTCCTCCGCTTTAACCTCCCCAATGTGTATGACGCCCTCGAAACGCATTAGTTTTTCAACATCCTCTTTTGCGCGAAGCCCTTCAAGCTTACCCGTCAGAACCAACCGTGCTCGTATTCCCTTTTTCCTTGCTATGGAGTATGCCTCAGCAAGCCTTTGAAGGTTCTTGTGGGGTTTTAGGTTTCCCACATAAAGTAGGTATCCTCCCGGTTTCAGCCCGTATTCCGAAAGAACTTGTTTTACTGCATCAGGGGAGCGTCTGCTAAAAAATTCTTTGTCAACACCCTGATGAATAACCGTTATCTGGTTCACGGAAAGCCCCAAAATTTCTTTTGCTCTTGAGGCTGTGAACCACGATGGGCATATTACCTGAGTTGCCGACTTTATTCTGCCAGATACCAACTTGAGATAAATTTTTCCTCGCCAGTCGGGGATGTATTCCGGATGGTCCCAGTGGAGCATGTCGTGAAGCGTGACCACAAGCTTTTTTCGCCACAAAATGGGCACATTATGATGCGGGATATGAAGGATGTCAGCACCTTTCGCAGCAAAGGGTATGCACAACTGCTCTGATACAGAATATATTGGTGCGTTGGTTTTTCTTATATTGCCAAACTTTTCTCCGAAATGAGCAACAATTTTGTCGGGGTTGCCAAGAAGAGTTAACTCAATGTCCTCTATAGTTTCCGGAAAATTTTTCAGCAGGTTGAAAATATATGTCCCGATGCCCGATGCTTCAAGCATCCTGGCGTCAAAAGCTACTCTCATCATTTTCCACCCAACCTGAAAGGTTTAGGAAGGAGCTCGAAAAGTTTGGTTTTTACTA is a window encoding:
- a CDS encoding glycosyltransferase family 4 protein, translated to MMRVAFDARMLEASGIGTYIFNLLKNFPETIEDIELTLLGNPDKIVAHFGEKFGNIRKTNAPIYSVSEQLCIPFAAKGADILHIPHHNVPILWRKKLVVTLHDMLHWDHPEYIPDWRGKIYLKLVSGRIKSATQVICPSWFTASRAKEILGLSVNQITVIHQGVDKEFFSRRSPDAVKQVLSEYGLKPGGYLLYVGNLKPHKNLQRLAEAYSIARKKGIRARLVLTGKLEGLRAKEDVEKLMRFEGVIHIGEVKAEELPYLYSGARALVFISLYEGFGLPPLEAMCCGCPVLVSDAGPLPEVVGDAAITVDPFDVEKIADAIVKIVTDEELRKNLIKRGKEWAKRFSWQKTAFQTIEVYKKVAKL